A region of Vigna radiata var. radiata cultivar VC1973A chromosome 6, Vradiata_ver6, whole genome shotgun sequence DNA encodes the following proteins:
- the LOC106764505 gene encoding RING-H2 finger protein ATL63: MPTQSESPSNSLSQLAQNVFSDNNNSSIMLAAVLSLLLVILFVLLLHLYAKWFLSQSQLRSRTRRWRTPVTVSDVLEPSHFHSINIEASTTCPKGLDSATVSAIPMFVHKTEKTEELECVICLSVIEEGEIGRRLPKCGHAFHVECIDMWFTSHSNCPICRAPILGSDDSQPGSDDVFEIVVVTPGYEISQSEIGSMSGSVPDNSSSLLGFSLKRLLSKVFLSPDHVTELNASQ, translated from the coding sequence ATGCCGACTCAATCCGAGTCACCCAGTAACTCACTCAGTCAACTCGCTCAAAACGTCTTCTCcgacaacaacaacagcagcatCATGCTCGCAGCCGTTCTTTCCTTGCTCCTAGTCATCCTCTTTGTCCTCCTACTCCACTTGTATGCCAAGTGGTTCTTATCTCAGTCGCAATTACGTTCTCGCACTCGCCGGTGGCGAACTCCGGTGACTGTCTCCGACGTTCTGGAACCTTCCCATTTCCACAGCATCAACATAGAAGCTTCAACCACCTGCCCCAAGGGCCTGGATTCAGCGACAGTTTCAGCAATTCCCATGTTTGTGCACAAAACAGAGAAAACAGAGGAATTGGAATGTGTGATCTGTTTGAGCGTTATTGAGGAGGGTGAGATTGGAAGGAGATTGCCAAAGTGTGGCCATGCTTTTCATGTTGAGTGCATTGACATGTGGTTTACTTCACATTCCAATTGTCCCATTTGCAGAGCTCCTATTCTGGGAAGCGATGATTCTCAACCGGGTTCTGATGACGTCTTTGAGATTGTGGTTGTAACTCCTGGTTATGAGATTAGTCAGAGTGAAATCGGTTCGATGAGTGGTTCTGTTCCAGacaattcttcttctttgttaGGTTTCTCTTTGAAGAGATTGCTGAGTAAGGTTTTTCTGTCACCTGACCATGTAACTGAGTTGAATGCTTCACAATGA
- the LOC106763510 gene encoding uncharacterized protein LOC106763510, whose protein sequence is MESGALQQTNSAVIKKRPHIRVPSMNLAGLISLGRRMKTMKREAFRRKYGNLLSLMEVDVPSLAITTLSQYYDSPLRCFTFQDFQLAPTVEEFEHILGSPLEGTTPYQHLEHHASTTTIATIMKLTPRELEDRLVARNHVRGLPLEYLEQYLHHLADNEEWETFMDVLALTLYGIMLFPKIEDFVDYGAIDAFIAKKTRAENPVTAILADVYGTMSFCHERKGQKIICCLPALYQWLTSRLNEGKIKWRPSWLRGRGFIHYCGNFPNIPLIGXRYCINYNPTLVQRQFGHPMKGAPSSDYLTPLFIYYEDGGFTEKLREIRRAWGNVMRFEADERTGVINQEVSYHNWITQRVNNIXLPFKSITXQLADERKFLNXESYKVKQLEREIEEAKNQNAKLIKELRNARNDVVDLRAEKEEMTRAYEEVLRKQSIERGSE, encoded by the exons ATGGAATCGGGAGCCTTGCAACAAACCAATTCTGCCGTAATAAAAAAGAGACCCCACATAAGAGTTCCCAGTATGAATTTAGCAGGATTGATAAGTTTAGGAAGGCGAATGAAGACCATGAAGAGAGAAGCCTTCAGAAGGAAGTATGGAAATCTACTCAGTCTAATGGAGGTGGACGTACCGTCACTCGCTATCACTACGTTGTCTCAATATTATGATTCTCCATTGAGGTGCTTTACGTTTCAAGACTTCCAGTTAGCACCAACCGTAGAAGAATTCGAGCACATCTTAGGCTCACCATTGGAAGGTACAACTCCGTACCAGCACCTAGAGCACCATGCTTCCACTACTACTATTGCGACTATCATGAAGTTGACCCCGAGAGAGTTAGAAGACAGATTGGTAGCCAGAAACCATGTGAGAGGACTCCCTCTAGAATATTTGGAGCAATACCTTCATCATTTGGCTGACAACGAAGAATGGGAAACCTTCATGGACGTGTTGGCCCTTACTTTATACGGCATCATGTTGTTTCCTAAGATTGAGGATTTTGTCGATTACGGAGCGATAGATGCCTTCATAGCAAAGAAGACTAGAGCGGAGAATCCTGTCACTGCAATCCTTGCTGATGTTTATGGGACNATGAGTTTCTGCCATGAAAGGAAAGGACAGAAGATCATCTGTTGTTTGCCGGCTTTGTATCAATGGTTGACTTCTC GTCTCAATGAAGGGAAGATAAAGTGGCGTCCTTCTTGGCTTAGGGGCAGGGGTTTCATCCATTATTGTGGTAATTTCCCCAACATTCCACTCATTGGANCTCGGTACTGTATCAATTACAATCCTACCTTGGTTCAAAGACAGTTTGGGCATCCAATGAAAGGGGCACCATCATCCGATTATCTCACTCCACTTTTCATTTATTACGAAGATGGAGGTTTTACTGAAAAGCTAAGGGAGATCAGAAGAGCCTGGGGAAACGTCATGCGGTTCGAAGCAGATGAAAGGACAGGGGTGATAAACCAAGAAGTCAGTTATCACAATTGGATCACGCAAAGGGTAAACAACATTAANTTGCCATTCAAATCCATCACANGTCAGCTAGCAGATGAAAGAAAATTTCTAAATNCGGAGTCTTATAAAGTGAAACAATtggagagagaaatagaagaagCGAAAAATCAGAATGCCAAGTTAATAAAGGAGCTACGAAATGCTCGCAACGATGTTGTAGATTTGAGGgcggaaaaagaagaaatgacGCGGGCATATGAGGAGGTTCTCAGGAAACAAAGCATCGAAAGAGGCTCCGAATAA